The genomic region CTAGGTGCCAGAGGCCCCAGAGTACCCCCATTACCAGGCCAGTGACGACAACGCCGTACCTCTTTGTCATCCGTGGCTTGGCGAATCCCGTCCAACCGAGTTCCTCGAAGATGCCTGCGGCGGCGGCTGCGACTAGGATCGACAGACCGGTAACCTCGAACGCCCCTGGTTCAACCGGTTCGCGAGTTGTCAGATACACTGGCAAGAACTCGGACGAGAACAACGAGAGCCCCAGGAGAGCGGCCGTCACCGAGAGCGGAGCGGTGAGTACGGCGGCGGCATACCAGCGAGCGTCAACCCGCCACTTCATCAGTCGGGAGGCCAGTTCACCAAGGCCGGCCTTCCCGCTCACAGCGGCGGTCAGCGCCACCCCCGCGATGGCAGGACCAAGGACCGTTGCCGTGATAACGATCGCGCCAACCGCAGCGGTGGCTTCCCCGGCCAGAAGCCGCGAAGGCCCTCCGATCGCAATCAGGGTGCCACCCCACGAGATCGCGAACGCGCCGAAGTAGTAGCTCAAGAAGGGATGCCTTGTGATCCAGGGCATGAGTGTCTTCATGAGGGCACCCTCCTTAGAGAATGCGGCAGTCTTCATTCACAGACAAGCTTGGCGCGGGCTAACGTGTTTGCGCTTCAGCTGAAGCGCGCCCCTCGAGCGCTTCTGTGCCCGAGTCTTACCTGACTCGGGCGCGCCTTCTGCTAGAAGCGCGGGTTAGACCCCCGGCATCAGCCGACTGGAGCGGAGGCG from bacterium harbors:
- a CDS encoding CPBP family intramembrane glutamic endopeptidase; this translates as MKTLMPWITRHPFLSYYFGAFAISWGGTLIAIGGPSRLLAGEATAAVGAIVITATVLGPAIAGVALTAAVSGKAGLGELASRLMKWRVDARWYAAAVLTAPLSVTAALLGLSLFSSEFLPVYLTTREPVEPGAFEVTGLSILVAAAAAGIFEELGWTGFAKPRMTKRYGVVVTGLVMGVLWGLWHLVSNLWGSANTAGTLPLAVYMAALLFTFLPPYRVLMVWVYAHTQSVLIAMLMHASLVTFWLVSMPQGISGAAQATWYVVWGGVLWGAVAVVVLVGRRRAVSPGRSR